In Rutidosis leptorrhynchoides isolate AG116_Rl617_1_P2 chromosome 2, CSIRO_AGI_Rlap_v1, whole genome shotgun sequence, one genomic interval encodes:
- the LOC139890056 gene encoding cell wall / vacuolar inhibitor of fructosidase 2-like: MAYFSITKMLFFFCIISVMTLISTADDPYELVNKVCNEEQNPNFCLGVLKSDERSKFAKDIKTLTQVAVDVAAKNATATLDYFKGVKTGPPNVLESLKQCFDPYNNVIVNFQKCMKEEECDLISYDIHTAGDEVKRCQAFVDGNNAHDSFITGSNDMTQNFCLLGESLANRIC, translated from the coding sequence ATGGCTTATTTCTCAATCACAAAAATGTTATTCTTTTTCTGTATTATTTCCGTTATGACATTAATCTCAACTGCTGACGATCCGTACGAATTGGTTAACAAAGTTTGTAATGAAGAACAAAACCCTAATTTTTGCTTAGGTGTTTTAAAATCCGATGAACGGAGCAAGTTTGCTAAAGATATAAAAACCCTAACACAAGTTGCAGTCGATGTTGCAGCGAAAAATGCAACCGCAACGCTTGATTACTTCAAGGGAGTTAAGACAGGTCCTCCTAATGTATTGGAATCACTCAAGCAATGTTTCGATCCGTATAATAACGTGATCGTCAATTTTCAGAAATGTATGAAAGAAGAAGAATGTGATTTGATTAGTTACGATATTCATACAGCCGGAGACGAAGTTAAACGTTGTCAAGCGTTTGTTGATGGAAACAATGCTCATGATTCGTTTATTACGGGTAGTAATGATATGACACAGAATTTTTGTTTGCTTGGTGAATCCTTAGCGAATCGTATTTGTTAa